From a region of the Desmodus rotundus isolate HL8 chromosome 7, HLdesRot8A.1, whole genome shotgun sequence genome:
- the C7H14orf180 gene encoding nutritionally-regulated adipose and cardiac enriched protein homolog isoform X1, translated as MRTAAGALSPDSQPETRRQTRKNVAATVRSPTPWAGREGDRKCPPSILRRSQPERPGRRTQLPRTSKRVRFHEPVEVAVHFLLPRHRRQGAHTRHQGALPALAPRPLPAAAAAAAVAVPAAGTAAGPVLRPRRAHHAGPGEPAGPAPRPHPAPPARGPCLLALLVAAVTAPKPVALWAGPREPRRVWSSTG; from the exons ATGAGGACAGCCGCAGGCGCCTTGAGCCCCGACTCCCAGCCAGAGACGCGACGTCAGACCAGAAAGAATGTGGCCGCCACCGTGCGCTCACCGacgccctgggcagggagg GAGGGCGACAGGAAGTGCCCCCCGTCAATCCTGCGGCGAAGCCAGCCGGAGCGCCCTGGCCGCAGGACCCAGCTGCCGAGGACCTCGAAGCGTGTGAGGTTCCACGAGCCCGTGGAGGTGGCGGTCCACT TTCTCCTCCCTAGACATCGCCGGCAGGGAGCCCACACCCGCCACCAAGG CGCCCTGCCGGCCCTGGCCCCACGCCcactccctgctgctgctgctgctgcggctgtCGCTGTGCCTGCtgctggcactgctgctgggccTGTGCTGCGGCCACGCCGGGCCCATCACGCTGGCCCTGGAGAACCTGCGGGCCCGGCTCCTCGCCCTCACCCTGCGCCTCCGGCACGCGGCCCTTGCCTGCTGGCACTGCTTGTGGCCGCTGTGACAGCACCAAAGCCAGTGGCCCTGTGGGCAGGGCCCCGGGAGCCACGGAGGGTCTGGAGCAGCACAGGGTGA
- the C7H14orf180 gene encoding nutritionally-regulated adipose and cardiac enriched protein homolog isoform X2 → MRTAAGALSPDSQPETRRQTRKNVAATVRSPTPWAGREGDRKCPPSILRRSQPERPGRRTQLPRTSKRVRFHEPVEVAVHYIAGREPTPATKAPCRPWPHAHSLLLLLLRLSLCLLLALLLGLCCGHAGPITLALENLRARLLALTLRLRHAALACWHCLWPL, encoded by the exons ATGAGGACAGCCGCAGGCGCCTTGAGCCCCGACTCCCAGCCAGAGACGCGACGTCAGACCAGAAAGAATGTGGCCGCCACCGTGCGCTCACCGacgccctgggcagggagg GAGGGCGACAGGAAGTGCCCCCCGTCAATCCTGCGGCGAAGCCAGCCGGAGCGCCCTGGCCGCAGGACCCAGCTGCCGAGGACCTCGAAGCGTGTGAGGTTCCACGAGCCCGTGGAGGTGGCGGTCCACT ACATCGCCGGCAGGGAGCCCACACCCGCCACCAAGG CGCCCTGCCGGCCCTGGCCCCACGCCcactccctgctgctgctgctgctgcggctgtCGCTGTGCCTGCtgctggcactgctgctgggccTGTGCTGCGGCCACGCCGGGCCCATCACGCTGGCCCTGGAGAACCTGCGGGCCCGGCTCCTCGCCCTCACCCTGCGCCTCCGGCACGCGGCCCTTGCCTGCTGGCACTGCTTGTGGCCGCTGTGA